TAGATATTCCTGATTTGCTCGAAATGAATCCGGAAGCGGAACAGAATCTGAGCATCGGGCAGAAGGTCTTCATTCCGATTCGAAAGGTCAATAGGAAACAGGCCAAGAAAAGTCCTACCCTCGAAGGGAATCTATTGGTGCACAAGGTCGCTAAGAAGGAAACACTCTATTCTCTCAGCAAGAAATATCGGGTGGAGATCAATGCTATTCTTGAAGCAAATCCGGGTCTCGAGAAGGATGGACTGAAAAAAGGATCCCTCATACGTATTCCTACCATCTCGGCCCAGGTGGATGAGGATTTCACTACACCTGCCGTCAAGGACAGCTTGTTGCACCACGAGGTCATACCGGGAGAGACCCTGTATAGTCTGAGCAAGAATTATGAAGTGAGTATCGACTCTATCAGAGCGGTGAATGGAGGCTTGGAGGAAGGTCTGCGTGCAGGAATGACCCTTCGTATCCCACGATATACCGATGGATTCGATTCTTCTCAACTCACACTCGAAGAAGATACCCTCGAAAGTACATTGGAACTGGAGCGCAATCCACGATTGCAGATGAATCTAGGCCTACTGCTACCTTTTACCTTATCCAGTTCGGATTCTACTGATCGTGTTCTATTCAGAAAACCAGACGATATCATGAAAATGACCGATATCGCCTATGAATTCTACCGCGGATTCAGGATCGGAATGGATGAATTGAGCAGATATGGACTCAGTGCCAATGTCGTAGTCAAGGATGTGAGCAACAACAGGTCTTCGGTAGAAAAGGTCTTGAGAAGTAGCGATATCGAAGATCTGGACTTCATCATTGGACCTCTGCATAAGGAGTCCTTTGAAATGATGTCCAACGACAAGGATATGCGCAAGGTATTCCGGGCCTCACCCTTGAGTGCGAGTTTGGATATAAACTCATCTCGAAATGAGAAAGTAGCCCGTGTGAAGACCTCGGATCTCACTATGATAGGGTCGATGTTGGACCATGTTCGAGCCCATCATGAGGGAGAAAACGTCATCTTGATTGGCGGAGACATTCGGTCATGGCACAATCAGGTCGAAGATGTGTGGTATAAGGATACGACCTCGATGAATATGACCGACAGTCTGAGAACGATACGTTGGGATAGGAAGAACAAGAGCAAATTGATCGAGATGATGGATGTCGAAGGTCCCAATGTCTTGATTTTTCCAGTCGAGCACCGGCCGTCCATTACGGATCTTATCTCCCATCTCGCCATGACAGAGTATAGGGATCTGGAGATCACACTCTACGGGCTCGAAAGCTGGATGAAATATGACAATCTAGATGTGGACGTATTGGACCGGGTGGATCTGCATATACCTTCCAGCACATTCATCGATTGGGAAAGTGACAACGTCATAGACTTCGTGAAGACCTATCACGATGAATTCAACTCCATTCCGAGCTCCAGTGGCTATGCGCTTATCGCCTATGACCTCACCAAATTCTACATAGAAGGATTGATGATGTATGGGCCTGAATTCCTCGACCGACAGGATCGCTTACGGAGAGAAGGACTATGCAGTGGATTCATTATGCGGAAGACAGATAGCGGAGGTTGGGAGAATCGCTTCAGCTACATGCTGAGATATGAAGACTACGAATTCCAGAAAGCACCTTAAGACCATCACCGTCAGCATGGCAAGAGTACGCATGCTTCGAGCTGATCAAGAATCGATATTTACTTACTTTAGCACATCATTGAAATGAGAAAACCTATGCAAGGAAAATTCTTCTGGCCCCTCTGTATCGCATTGATATTGGGTTCACCTCTGCACATGCAATCCCAAGATGAGGCCTTCGGTGCCAAGGACGAAGCAGATCATTATTTCGCTAAAGAAGGGTACTACACCGCCATCGATCTCTACAAGAAAGCCTACAGTCAGGAGAAATCAGCGGATGATAAAGCTGCCCTCATCTACATGGTAGCAGAATCCTATAGAATGGTCAATGATCATGTACAGGCCGAGGTCTGGTATAGGAGGGCGATCAAAGCCCGTCATGATGATCCCATGGCCTACTATTATCTGGCCAAATCACTCCAGGCCCAGGGCAGAATGAAAGAGGCTCAAGAAGAATTGGAAAAGTACCAAGAGAAAGGAGGCGACCCTTCTCTGGCAGCTGAGGCAGAGTCCTCCATCGAATTGGCACAAGAGAAGAATGAACAGGTCACTCGACACGAAGTCGATAATCTGGTGATGATCAATTCAGAGTTCTATGATGTCGCACCTACGATTGTTGGAGAGGAAGGGAACACCATTTACTTCACCTCTTCACGATTGGGTTCTACAGGTATTGATGAGTTCAAGCGCACAGGAGAAAGCTATGAAGACATCTTCAGGACCACACGTGACACCAAAGGGAAGTGGAGCGAACCTGAACGATTACCACAAGGAGTGAATGGCTATGATCATGAAGGTGCAGCAGTGCTGACCAAGGACGGGCAGCGCATGTATTTCACACGGTGTGATAAGGATGACAACCTCGGTTGTGCCATCTGGGTATCCAACATGGTAGATGATAAGTGGGGTGAGCCCAAACAAGTTCCCCTGAAGACCAAAGAACAAGAGGGACACACGGTAG
Above is a genomic segment from Flavobacteriales bacterium containing:
- a CDS encoding LysM peptidoglycan-binding domain-containing protein, with translation MRTLLVIFGLICVVNLSAQTKVIHDGEACYLHVVEKGNTLYGISKQYAIDIPDLLEMNPEAEQNLSIGQKVFIPIRKVNRKQAKKSPTLEGNLLVHKVAKKETLYSLSKKYRVEINAILEANPGLEKDGLKKGSLIRIPTISAQVDEDFTTPAVKDSLLHHEVIPGETLYSLSKNYEVSIDSIRAVNGGLEEGLRAGMTLRIPRYTDGFDSSQLTLEEDTLESTLELERNPRLQMNLGLLLPFTLSSSDSTDRVLFRKPDDIMKMTDIAYEFYRGFRIGMDELSRYGLSANVVVKDVSNNRSSVEKVLRSSDIEDLDFIIGPLHKESFEMMSNDKDMRKVFRASPLSASLDINSSRNEKVARVKTSDLTMIGSMLDHVRAHHEGENVILIGGDIRSWHNQVEDVWYKDTTSMNMTDSLRTIRWDRKNKSKLIEMMDVEGPNVLIFPVEHRPSITDLISHLAMTEYRDLEITLYGLESWMKYDNLDVDVLDRVDLHIPSSTFIDWESDNVIDFVKTYHDEFNSIPSSSGYALIAYDLTKFYIEGLMMYGPEFLDRQDRLRREGLCSGFIMRKTDSGGWENRFSYMLRYEDYEFQKAP